A window of Primulina tabacum isolate GXHZ01 chromosome 4, ASM2559414v2, whole genome shotgun sequence contains these coding sequences:
- the LOC142542847 gene encoding protein TPX2-like isoform X1, protein MEEEMVEDAANDDMVEYSFTAYEIDLDYEYDAARFFDFCRAESSLEARQAEVWFDFAGSYPPSPFVAMLVPRDEMSMEDISISPSAKDVENMHYSEGDSDIEGVHETSVVDMNYRDVKGQNNGNCTTLQVGSDQKFQDPHKNLPSGLTFYNHMVDNSTSKTETKLSKKPSFPRTSTLMKPTASQLAKQNGPFLTGYPRSNASFMEKMSKSLGSTSMVENQAAKRQKLENGLLRKVVDTMQLQQTSYVHKAPNRDGSLVGNRTHSKGRNTIPREPDLETARRALRTRSKHNKEAENGPTYFPRFKALPLNRKILEAPSLLPKRNPPCLTDFQEFNLKTSERAMLHSPAVPKSTVTCQQSAKASHRYTVTSERGNRELARLSLMNASKPEACGSSHGLKALSLNKKILRSKEDSGIFHNSKKESNVPSEFNFPTDRRCHHNPPIDLFSKLSLAPETQLSTILGSQLARSTSISTKGSKENRWMGLLPARK, encoded by the exons ATGGAGGAAGAAATGGTGGAGGATGCTGCGAATGATGATATGGTGGAGTACAGTTTCACGGCGTATGAGATTGACCTGGACTATGAGTATGATGCCGCTCGCTTCTTCGACTTCTGCCGAGCCGAGTCGAGTCTGGAGGCGCGCCAAGCTGAAGTCTGGTTCGACTTCGCCGGAAGCTATCCTCCTTCTC CTTTTGTGGCAATGTTGGTACCTAGAGATGAAATGTCGATGGAAGATATTAGTATCTCCCCCAGTGCTAAAGATGTCGAGAACATGCACTATTCTGAGGGTGACTCTGATATTGAGGGGGTGCATGAAACTTCTGTTGTGGACATGAACTACCGAG ATGTTAAAGGGCAAAACAATGGAAATTGCACCACTCTACAAGTTGGTAGCGATCAGAAGTTTCAGGATCCACACAAAAACTTACCCTCAG GATTAACCTTTTATAATCACATGGTGGACAATAGTACATCAAAAACAGAAACCAAGTTGTCGAAGAAGCCATCTTTCCCAAGGACTTCAACTCTTATGAAGCCAACGGCAAGCCAATTGGCCAAGCAAAATGGTCCTTTCCTGACTGGTTATCCTAG GTCAAATGCATCATTCATGGAGAAAATGTCCAAAAGCTTAGGTAGCACATCTATGGTTGAGAATCAAGCTGCAAAAAGACAAAAGCTTGAGAACGGTCTTCTTCGCAAG GTCGTGGATACAATGCAGCTGCAGCAAACTAGTTATGTCCATAAGGCACCAAATCGG GATGGATCACTAGTTGGAAACAGAACTCATTCTAAAGGAAGAAACACAATTCCTAGAGAACCAGATCTTGAGACAGCACGCAGGGCTCTAAGAACGAG GTCAAAACATAATAAAGAAGCCGAAAATGGGCCAACATATTTTCCTAGATTCAAAGCTCTTCCTCTAAACAGAAAA ATTCTTGAGGCACCTTCGCTTCTTCCAAAGAGAAACCCTCCTTGTCTGACAGATTTTCAA GAATTTAACTTGAAAACGTCAGAGAGGGCTATGCTCCACAGCCCAGCAGTTCCAAAATCAACAGTCACGTGCCAACAGTCTGCCAAG GCCTCACATAGATATACGGTGACCTCAGAACGTGGAAACCGAGAACTTGCTAG ACTCAGCCTTATGAATGCTTCAAAGCCAGAGGCTTGTGGGTCATCCCATGGCTTAAAAGCTCTTTCCCTTAACAAGAAG ATATTGAGAAGCAAGGAGGATAGTGGAATTTTCCACAATAGTAAGAAGGAATCAAATGTGCCTTCG GAGTTCAATTTTCCCACAGACAGGAGGTGTCATCATAATCCTCCAATCGATCTATTCAGCAAG CTCTCTCTTGCACCTGAAACACAACTGAGTACCATTCTTGGGTCCCAACTAGCTCGGTCTACCAGCATATCAACCAAG GGTTCAAAAGAGAACAGATGGATGGGGTTGCTTCCAGCAAGGAAATGA
- the LOC142542847 gene encoding protein TPX2-like isoform X2, giving the protein MEEEMVEDAANDDMVEYSFTAYEIDLDYEYDAARFFDFCRAESSLEARQAEVWFDFAGSYPPSPFVAMLVPRDEMSMEDISISPSAKDVENMHYSEGDSDIEGVHETSVVDMNYRGQNNGNCTTLQVGSDQKFQDPHKNLPSGLTFYNHMVDNSTSKTETKLSKKPSFPRTSTLMKPTASQLAKQNGPFLTGYPRSNASFMEKMSKSLGSTSMVENQAAKRQKLENGLLRKVVDTMQLQQTSYVHKAPNRDGSLVGNRTHSKGRNTIPREPDLETARRALRTRSKHNKEAENGPTYFPRFKALPLNRKILEAPSLLPKRNPPCLTDFQEFNLKTSERAMLHSPAVPKSTVTCQQSAKASHRYTVTSERGNRELARLSLMNASKPEACGSSHGLKALSLNKKILRSKEDSGIFHNSKKESNVPSEFNFPTDRRCHHNPPIDLFSKLSLAPETQLSTILGSQLARSTSISTKGSKENRWMGLLPARK; this is encoded by the exons ATGGAGGAAGAAATGGTGGAGGATGCTGCGAATGATGATATGGTGGAGTACAGTTTCACGGCGTATGAGATTGACCTGGACTATGAGTATGATGCCGCTCGCTTCTTCGACTTCTGCCGAGCCGAGTCGAGTCTGGAGGCGCGCCAAGCTGAAGTCTGGTTCGACTTCGCCGGAAGCTATCCTCCTTCTC CTTTTGTGGCAATGTTGGTACCTAGAGATGAAATGTCGATGGAAGATATTAGTATCTCCCCCAGTGCTAAAGATGTCGAGAACATGCACTATTCTGAGGGTGACTCTGATATTGAGGGGGTGCATGAAACTTCTGTTGTGGACATGAACTACCGAG GGCAAAACAATGGAAATTGCACCACTCTACAAGTTGGTAGCGATCAGAAGTTTCAGGATCCACACAAAAACTTACCCTCAG GATTAACCTTTTATAATCACATGGTGGACAATAGTACATCAAAAACAGAAACCAAGTTGTCGAAGAAGCCATCTTTCCCAAGGACTTCAACTCTTATGAAGCCAACGGCAAGCCAATTGGCCAAGCAAAATGGTCCTTTCCTGACTGGTTATCCTAG GTCAAATGCATCATTCATGGAGAAAATGTCCAAAAGCTTAGGTAGCACATCTATGGTTGAGAATCAAGCTGCAAAAAGACAAAAGCTTGAGAACGGTCTTCTTCGCAAG GTCGTGGATACAATGCAGCTGCAGCAAACTAGTTATGTCCATAAGGCACCAAATCGG GATGGATCACTAGTTGGAAACAGAACTCATTCTAAAGGAAGAAACACAATTCCTAGAGAACCAGATCTTGAGACAGCACGCAGGGCTCTAAGAACGAG GTCAAAACATAATAAAGAAGCCGAAAATGGGCCAACATATTTTCCTAGATTCAAAGCTCTTCCTCTAAACAGAAAA ATTCTTGAGGCACCTTCGCTTCTTCCAAAGAGAAACCCTCCTTGTCTGACAGATTTTCAA GAATTTAACTTGAAAACGTCAGAGAGGGCTATGCTCCACAGCCCAGCAGTTCCAAAATCAACAGTCACGTGCCAACAGTCTGCCAAG GCCTCACATAGATATACGGTGACCTCAGAACGTGGAAACCGAGAACTTGCTAG ACTCAGCCTTATGAATGCTTCAAAGCCAGAGGCTTGTGGGTCATCCCATGGCTTAAAAGCTCTTTCCCTTAACAAGAAG ATATTGAGAAGCAAGGAGGATAGTGGAATTTTCCACAATAGTAAGAAGGAATCAAATGTGCCTTCG GAGTTCAATTTTCCCACAGACAGGAGGTGTCATCATAATCCTCCAATCGATCTATTCAGCAAG CTCTCTCTTGCACCTGAAACACAACTGAGTACCATTCTTGGGTCCCAACTAGCTCGGTCTACCAGCATATCAACCAAG GGTTCAAAAGAGAACAGATGGATGGGGTTGCTTCCAGCAAGGAAATGA
- the LOC142542847 gene encoding uncharacterized protein LOC142542847 isoform X3 encodes MEEEMVEDAANDDMVEYSFTAYEIDLDYEYDAARFFDFCRAESSLEARQAEVWFDFAGSYPPSPFVAMLVPRDEMSMEDISISPSAKDVENMHYSEGDSDIEGVHETSVVDMNYRGLTFYNHMVDNSTSKTETKLSKKPSFPRTSTLMKPTASQLAKQNGPFLTGYPRSNASFMEKMSKSLGSTSMVENQAAKRQKLENGLLRKVVDTMQLQQTSYVHKAPNRDGSLVGNRTHSKGRNTIPREPDLETARRALRTRSKHNKEAENGPTYFPRFKALPLNRKILEAPSLLPKRNPPCLTDFQEFNLKTSERAMLHSPAVPKSTVTCQQSAKASHRYTVTSERGNRELARLSLMNASKPEACGSSHGLKALSLNKKILRSKEDSGIFHNSKKESNVPSEFNFPTDRRCHHNPPIDLFSKLSLAPETQLSTILGSQLARSTSISTKGSKENRWMGLLPARK; translated from the exons ATGGAGGAAGAAATGGTGGAGGATGCTGCGAATGATGATATGGTGGAGTACAGTTTCACGGCGTATGAGATTGACCTGGACTATGAGTATGATGCCGCTCGCTTCTTCGACTTCTGCCGAGCCGAGTCGAGTCTGGAGGCGCGCCAAGCTGAAGTCTGGTTCGACTTCGCCGGAAGCTATCCTCCTTCTC CTTTTGTGGCAATGTTGGTACCTAGAGATGAAATGTCGATGGAAGATATTAGTATCTCCCCCAGTGCTAAAGATGTCGAGAACATGCACTATTCTGAGGGTGACTCTGATATTGAGGGGGTGCATGAAACTTCTGTTGTGGACATGAACTACCGAG GATTAACCTTTTATAATCACATGGTGGACAATAGTACATCAAAAACAGAAACCAAGTTGTCGAAGAAGCCATCTTTCCCAAGGACTTCAACTCTTATGAAGCCAACGGCAAGCCAATTGGCCAAGCAAAATGGTCCTTTCCTGACTGGTTATCCTAG GTCAAATGCATCATTCATGGAGAAAATGTCCAAAAGCTTAGGTAGCACATCTATGGTTGAGAATCAAGCTGCAAAAAGACAAAAGCTTGAGAACGGTCTTCTTCGCAAG GTCGTGGATACAATGCAGCTGCAGCAAACTAGTTATGTCCATAAGGCACCAAATCGG GATGGATCACTAGTTGGAAACAGAACTCATTCTAAAGGAAGAAACACAATTCCTAGAGAACCAGATCTTGAGACAGCACGCAGGGCTCTAAGAACGAG GTCAAAACATAATAAAGAAGCCGAAAATGGGCCAACATATTTTCCTAGATTCAAAGCTCTTCCTCTAAACAGAAAA ATTCTTGAGGCACCTTCGCTTCTTCCAAAGAGAAACCCTCCTTGTCTGACAGATTTTCAA GAATTTAACTTGAAAACGTCAGAGAGGGCTATGCTCCACAGCCCAGCAGTTCCAAAATCAACAGTCACGTGCCAACAGTCTGCCAAG GCCTCACATAGATATACGGTGACCTCAGAACGTGGAAACCGAGAACTTGCTAG ACTCAGCCTTATGAATGCTTCAAAGCCAGAGGCTTGTGGGTCATCCCATGGCTTAAAAGCTCTTTCCCTTAACAAGAAG ATATTGAGAAGCAAGGAGGATAGTGGAATTTTCCACAATAGTAAGAAGGAATCAAATGTGCCTTCG GAGTTCAATTTTCCCACAGACAGGAGGTGTCATCATAATCCTCCAATCGATCTATTCAGCAAG CTCTCTCTTGCACCTGAAACACAACTGAGTACCATTCTTGGGTCCCAACTAGCTCGGTCTACCAGCATATCAACCAAG GGTTCAAAAGAGAACAGATGGATGGGGTTGCTTCCAGCAAGGAAATGA